From a region of the Thermoplasmata archaeon genome:
- a CDS encoding glycosyltransferase family 4 protein: MLKILQVSDLATPHLGGTEKIVWKYSTLLKDRGNELSIYTLSIPSTKKFEMIDGISIYRKSKIKYFSIGLDKKLINFDIVHSHSMINSITLNVYKKLNKDSVVISHYHDGYDQLLKEYSDGSNTKKLEKFVPFLIRGDFDCYITPSNYAKDKLIKFGVKRDKIEVLPHGVEDFSSYDKTLIRKKYGIDEKSKIIGFVGRLTKTKGPQYLVDFMPEILKNVDATLMLVGPNPDQKLNGFIGLQDQLKRRVKELNIEKNVIFTGPIQYTDMPYYYNAFDILAAPTISEAFGLSILESLNAGKPVVAFNSTAVPELVIDNKNGILIDPSNYEKMGSAIIKILTDQDLYLKYSNFAKEFVKNYRWSKIIDDLLKIYNRFLS; this comes from the coding sequence ATGTTAAAAATATTGCAAGTTAGTGATCTTGCCACCCCACACTTAGGTGGTACTGAAAAGATAGTGTGGAAATATTCTACTTTATTGAAAGATAGAGGAAATGAGCTATCAATATATACTCTTTCAATACCTAGTACCAAGAAATTTGAGATGATAGATGGAATCAGTATATACAGAAAATCAAAAATAAAATATTTTTCAATAGGACTGGATAAAAAACTCATAAATTTTGACATTGTACATAGTCATTCTATGATAAACTCAATAACGCTAAATGTATATAAAAAATTGAACAAAGACAGTGTGGTTATAAGCCATTATCACGACGGTTACGATCAGCTATTAAAAGAATATTCTGATGGATCTAATACAAAAAAATTGGAAAAATTTGTTCCTTTTTTAATTCGTGGGGATTTTGATTGTTATATAACTCCCAGCAACTATGCAAAAGATAAGCTTATAAAATTTGGAGTTAAAAGAGACAAAATAGAGGTATTGCCACATGGTGTTGAAGATTTCAGTTCATACGATAAAACTCTAATCAGAAAGAAATATGGCATTGATGAAAAAAGTAAGATAATAGGGTTTGTTGGGAGATTAACAAAAACTAAGGGCCCGCAATATCTTGTGGATTTTATGCCTGAGATTTTAAAAAATGTTGATGCAACACTAATGCTTGTAGGCCCCAACCCTGACCAAAAATTAAATGGTTTTATAGGTTTACAAGATCAGCTAAAGAGAAGAGTAAAAGAACTAAATATCGAAAAAAACGTAATTTTTACAGGCCCCATACAATACACAGATATGCCATATTATTATAATGCTTTTGATATTTTGGCTGCTCCAACTATTTCCGAGGCTTTCGGATTGTCTATCTTGGAATCATTAAATGCCGGAAAACCAGTTGTAGCATTTAACAGCACTGCTGTACCAGAGCTCGTGATAGATAATAAAAATGGCATTTTGATTGACCCTTCAAATTATGAAAAAATGGGCTCTGCAATAATAAAAATATTAACTGATCAAGATCTTTATCTAAAATACTCTAATTTTGCAAAAGAGTTCGTAAAAAACTATCGCTGGAGTAAGATAATAGACGACCTCTTGAAAATCTATAACAGATTTTTATCTTGA